DNA from Mycolicibacterium alvei:
AATCCAGCCCTCGCCGGGACGGTGAACGCCCGAGTCAGCGCACTCTGGTGATCATTCCCACCTACAACGAGCGGGAGAATCTGCCGCTGATCGTCGGGCGTGTGCACCAGGCCAGCCCCGAGGTACACATCCTCATCGTCGACGACGGCAGCCCCGACGGCACCGGCCAGCTGGCCGATGAGCTGGCGCTGGCCGACCCGGATCGCGTCCACGTGATGCACCGGACCAGCAAAGCGGGCCTCGGCGCGGCATACCTGGCCGGTTTTGCCTGGGGGCTTGGGCGCGGGTATTCGGTCCTGGTCGAGATGGACGCCGACGGTAGTCACGCACCGGAGGAATTGAGCCGGCTGCTGGACGCCGTCGACGCCGGGGCTGATCTGGCCATCGGTTCGCGGTATGTCGCCGGCGGTACCGTGCGCAACTGGCCGGTCCGCCGGTTGGTGCTGTCCAAGACGGCCAATACCTATTCCCGGTTGCTGCTGGGCGTCGGCATCCACGACATCACCGCCGGGTACCGCGCGTACCGGCGCGAGGTACTGGAGAAGATCGACCTGTCGGCGGTGGACTCCAAGGGCTACTGCTTCCAGATCGACCTGACCTGGCGTGCGATCAACAACGGGTTCACGGTCGTCGAGGTGCCCATCACGTTCACCGAACGTGAACTCGGGGTCTCCAAGATGAGCGGTTCCAACATCCGCGAGGCGATGTTCAAGGTCGCGGAGTGGGGTATCCGCGGGCGCCTGGACCGCGCGAGGGGCGTGGTGCGCGGCTAGCCGGAGACGCAAAAACCGCGATATGCCCTTGACGGGCATATCGCGGTTTTTTTATGCGATTCAGCTGCCGCGACGCTTGGTCTTGATCAGGTCGAGGCGCTCTTTGAGCAGCTCTTCGAGTTCTTCGACCGAGCGACGCTCCAGCAGCATGTCCCAGTGGGTACGCGGCGGCTTGACCTTCTTGGGCTCCGGCACGTCACCGTCGATCAGGGTGCCCTCGAGGCCGTTCTTGCAGGGCCAGGTGCCGGGAATCTCGGCGTCGTCGGCGAACGGAACGTCGAACTCTTCGCCGTTGTCGGTCCGGTAGCGCGCGACCTGACG
Protein-coding regions in this window:
- a CDS encoding polyprenol monophosphomannose synthase → MTVPGEGAKRPAESSPRRDGERPSQRTLVIIPTYNERENLPLIVGRVHQASPEVHILIVDDGSPDGTGQLADELALADPDRVHVMHRTSKAGLGAAYLAGFAWGLGRGYSVLVEMDADGSHAPEELSRLLDAVDAGADLAIGSRYVAGGTVRNWPVRRLVLSKTANTYSRLLLGVGIHDITAGYRAYRREVLEKIDLSAVDSKGYCFQIDLTWRAINNGFTVVEVPITFTERELGVSKMSGSNIREAMFKVAEWGIRGRLDRARGVVRG
- the rbpA gene encoding RNA polymerase-binding protein RbpA → MADRVLRGSRLGAVSYETDRNHDLAPRQVARYRTDNGEEFDVPFADDAEIPGTWPCKNGLEGTLIDGDVPEPKKVKPPRTHWDMLLERRSVEELEELLKERLDLIKTKRRGS